A window of the Microplitis mediator isolate UGA2020A chromosome 5, iyMicMedi2.1, whole genome shotgun sequence genome harbors these coding sequences:
- the LOC130668474 gene encoding RNA-binding protein with serine-rich domain 1-B, giving the protein MARSRKDSGGKSDAEVPEKDKREKTRDKDRKKRAVSSSSSGSSSSDSSSGSSSSSSGSSSRSSSSSSSSSSSSGSSSGSSRERTRKRSRSKSADGSRRHDNKDKERERERERERERDRDKDKDKKKATNSVPEKPKPKGRSRSPSARRSTSPRRKRRERSPIPRPTKIHIGHLTRNVTKEHIVEIFSTYGQIKLVDFAIDKLHPNHGRGFAYVEFETADEAENAMKHMDGGQIDGQEITAAPVLLPKPRIIPMRRMSPPMNRRGPMRWGGGGGGGGRNSPPRYRRRSPMMNRRRSPRPPRRRQRSRSRSPMNNPRHRHRRYTRSSSSSSR; this is encoded by the exons at ggCACGTAGCCGTAAGGATAGTGGAGGTAAAAGTGATGCGGAAGTACCGGAAAAAGATAAACGTGAGAAAACTCGTGACAAGGATCGTAAAAAACGCGCGGTGTCATCCTCGAGCAGTGGCAGCAG TTCGTCAGACAGCAGCTCAGGCTCATCTAGCTCGAGCAGTGGCAGCAGTTCACGATCAAGCTCATCATCGAGTAGCTCGTCAAGTAGCTCCGGTAGCTCCTCAGGAAGCTCAAGGGAACGGACACGCAAACGCAGTCGCAGCAAAAGTGCTGATGGTAGTCGCAGACATGACAATAAAGACAAAGAACGTGAGAGGGAACGTGAAAGAGAACGAGAACGTGATCGTGATAAGGATAAGGATAAAAAGAAGGCAACAAATTCTGTTCCTGAAAAACCTAAACCTAAAGGACGGTccag atcTCCATCAGCAAGAAGATCAACATCACCACGAAGAAAACGTCGCGAACGTTCACCAATACCACGGCCGACAAAAATTCACATCGGACACTTGACACGTAATGTCACGAAAGAACATATTgtagaaatattttcaacatatGGACAAATAAAACTAGTTGACTTTGCAATTGATAAATTGCATCCAAATCATGGACGTGGATTTGCATATGTAGAGTTTGAGACTGCCGATGAGGCTGAAAATGCAATGAAACATATGGATGGAGGACAAATTGATGGTCAAGAGATAACAGCTGCTCCAGTATTGCTGCCTAAACCGAGAATAATACCCATGCGCAGAATGTCACCACCTATGAATAGACGCGGTCCTATGAGATGGGGAGGCGGAGGCGGTGGTGGTGGACGCAATTCGCCACCACGTTATCGCCGACGCTCGCCGATGATGAATCGCAGGCGCAGTCCACGTCCGCCAAGACGTAGACAGAGATCACGTTCACGGAGTCCTATGAACAATCCGCGACATCGTCATCGAAGATACACACGATCTAGCTCAAGCAGTTCACGATAa